In bacterium, a genomic segment contains:
- a CDS encoding AraC family transcriptional regulator translates to MHIQRGELHGQVVRQADLTHFLLTETRYEPDLHLPVHGHNSSYVSFVLQGAYEEIHHQQVEDCSTGSVIFHPADEIHSNNFQSIGSRCLNLHLNFDESVMDVDLSRRKHNRNRSAAGLTTRIYRELCDPDPVSELILDGLAFELLGETLRIDHGSMRIPAWLNQIEDFIHTSFHENLTIAILAAEAGVHPVHLSRTFRRFYRCTAGEYLRSVRIDFACQKLRTTNLEIAEVALRSGFSDQSAFAKAFKHVTQCTPGRFRKMFRSR, encoded by the coding sequence ATGCATATTCAGCGCGGAGAGCTTCACGGGCAGGTGGTTCGACAGGCGGATCTTACGCACTTTCTGCTGACGGAAACGCGGTACGAACCGGACCTGCATTTGCCTGTCCATGGTCACAATTCCAGCTACGTTTCATTTGTTTTGCAGGGAGCGTATGAAGAGATCCATCATCAGCAAGTAGAGGATTGTTCCACGGGCAGCGTGATATTTCATCCGGCTGATGAAATTCACTCGAACAATTTTCAGTCGATCGGGAGTCGTTGTCTCAATCTGCATCTCAATTTCGACGAGTCGGTTATGGATGTCGATTTGAGCAGGAGGAAACATAACAGGAATCGATCGGCTGCGGGATTGACTACCAGAATATATCGCGAGCTTTGCGACCCTGATCCGGTATCGGAGTTGATTCTGGACGGCCTTGCATTTGAATTGCTGGGGGAAACATTGCGAATTGACCACGGGAGTATGAGAATCCCGGCCTGGCTAAATCAAATCGAAGACTTCATCCATACTTCATTTCATGAAAATCTCACGATCGCAATTCTGGCCGCAGAAGCGGGCGTTCATCCGGTTCACCTTTCTCGAACCTTCCGCAGATTTTATCGCTGCACGGCGGGTGAATATTTGCGTTCTGTCAGGATTGATTTTGCTTGCCAGAAACTCCGTACAACGAACCTTGAAATCGCCGAAGTGGCTTTGCGATCCGGTTTTTCGGATCAGAGCGCATTCGCCAAAGCCTTTAAGCATGTCACCCAATGCACCCCAGGTCGTTTCCGCAAAATGTTTCGGTCAAGATAA